tggagattagtgcgccatctgaggtgcaggtggcaaagactttctcccattctgtaggctctctcttcacactctggattgtttgcttcttctttttgtgtgtgtgtgtgtgtgtgtgtgtttgtgtggtgctggggatcgaacccagggccctgtgcatgcgaggcaagcactctaccactcttccccagcccctgaattatTTTCTCTgccgtgaagaagctttttagtttggtaCTATCCCATTTACTgagtcttggttttatttcttacgctctaggggtcttgttaaggaagttggtttcTTAGCttacatgatggagagttggccTACATTTTCTAGTCCTGTCTATCTAagagaaaaccaaaaaaaaaccaaaaaaacactttttttttttaagaaatataattgatACACAAAATGCTGTATATAGTTAGTGTATAAGACTGGGTGAGTCTGGAGAGAAGTATTCACACATAAAACTATTACAAGTTATGCCATCTACCTGTCCATCTCCTGCGTAGATCAATTGCTCTAAGgatattttaagtgaaaattgTAGGCCCAACTTAAATTGAAATCCCTGGGTCTGTGGTTCGGCAAATGCAAAGAACTCAGCTGAGGTGAAATTGAATGAGCCTATTTTGAACAACTAATTTGACGTGATCATTATCACTTCTCACCCAATAACCCAGGTTCCCTGTTAGCTAGCGAGTTTCTTTCGACAATGATGGTGAGATGTTTGGACATGCGCCAAACCTTCCTTCATTCACATCATCTCCCTTAACCAGCAAGCACAGGGCTGTTGGGAGTATGGTCACCCCAACGTCACGACGACGGTGAGCACCAACAGCTTGAGCTAATTCACTGCCTCTGTTTGCTCTTCTCAGTCCACAGGAGCCAAAAATCTTGCTGGGTCATGAAAGGACACTGCAGGAAAAACTGCAGATCTGGTGAACAGGTGAAGAAGCCATGTAAACTTGGTAACTATTGCTGCGTACCCAGCAAGACAGATTCTCCACTGCACAGACCCACCAGGGAGACCCCACCCATGGTGCTGATGATTTCGTAGTAACTATCCAAGATGAGTAGAGAAGGAAGTAAACAACTAGGGTTAGTCTTTCAAACAGTTTGTCCGTAAAAGGAAAAAGACGGCTGAGATGTCAAAGAGGGCAACGAGTGTGCCACCATCTGCATGACTTTGGGTGACTTGAGGAAAGGTGACACGTTTCCAAGGACAAAAAGACTTAAATGTTGTTAAATTCAGTCCCGTCTAATGCAAATCATCTTTGCACAAGTATCACCACCCCTGTGGACAAATTCTGTAAGTAGATTATGAGGGGGCTGCAGAAAGAAGACCAATCGTTTAACTGCGTATCTGTGTTGAGAACCCCATGTGGCCCACCCTAACGACCTGTgataaaaatgaggaagaaaagaaCCATCCCTGCTCCCACATCTTGATTCCCAGacccatgttttgttttgttttgttttgtttttactatgggggaaaaaatacaaaaacaccATACATTAGAATCTAGACCTGAACATATCTTCAGGTTATGCTTATTAAAAGTAGCAAAGTCTTGAAATTATTTGGGGGGGTGTAAATTATGTCTTCATCGGTCTGGCTTTGTAACTGTCACTCTGGGGCATGTTGAAATCCGACTCTAGAGGAATTTAGCAGCAAACTCAGGGCAGACTACATTAGGGTCTGCAGGCAACAGAAAGATACTCAGACATAAGAGACGGGCTCCTAAACAATAAAGATTCAAAATTCTCAGTTCCATCTGATTCTACACATTTTCAAGTGTCAGGATCCCAGTCCTTCCTAATCAATACTTTAATTTTGACATGATCAAACGTGTAAGTCTGTGAACTCACCTGAAGTTGAAATCTACAAACTGCACAATTAAATGCAGAGTCTGATTTTCAACGAGCCTGATCCTCAAGCTACAAAAATGAAAGTTTTTGATTATGACTTCTGTTGAGAGATTAAAGCCTTGATTTTGTTGGGTGTATTCTGTgagttctctccattgtttccaaaCACCATCAcaccccaggggcttgggagtcaTCTTTCCTACCATAACCATCCAGTTCTCGACTCTGTTTGGACTCCAAAAACTTGCGTTAGTAATTCAGTCTCAAGCAACAACAATAGTGATTGAATTAATTTTGATACCATTGCATGCTATGAATTATCAATGTATCACTTGTCCATTGGAAGGTAACACAAACCCCACATGTGAGGGTCTATTCCCATTATCACTCCTGATACCAAGTTATTACACAGTCAGAACCACCACCCCCCCCccggcaacacacacacacacacacacagggcatTTTGACCAAGATTTTATGCATTGGTTTATCAGCTGTTGGAGGACAAACAGAGCAAAAGAGAACCCCCAGGTAGCCCAAGAAGGCAAATGTGGGGAGTAGCTACCACCTCAGAGTTGAGAGGAGTTTGAAGTCACCATGACCTAGGAGCTCAGAGGACGGAGGCTGCAACGG
This region of Callospermophilus lateralis isolate mCalLat2 chromosome 3, mCalLat2.hap1, whole genome shotgun sequence genomic DNA includes:
- the Defb118 gene encoding defensin beta 118, producing the protein MKCWLLTLIVFLVLFQMFPVHRSQKSCWVMKGHCRKNCRSGEQVKKPCKLGNYCCVPSKTDSPLHRPTRETPPMVLMIS